Part of the Haemophilus influenzae genome is shown below.
CTTTAGTTATTTTTTCAGAGAAAACCCGTTTCCCAATAACTGGCGGATCAACTTTAGTGATAGAAAGCGGACGATAAACACCGAAACTACCAAGGGTTGCATAGGCACGAGCAATTTGTAAAGGTGTCGCAGTAATACCATAACCATAAGCGACTGTTGCACGCTCAATATCTGCCCAGCGTTTACGATTTGCATTCAAAATCCCAACTTGTTCTCCGATCAAGCCTAAATCTGTCGGTTTACTTAAACCTGCATTTTGATAAGTTTCCATTAATGCACTAGGTGGCATACGTAGTGCAAGACGACTTACACCACGGTTACTAGAATTCATTAAAATCTCGTCTAAAGTTTGCTGAGCACGTGGTGCTACGTCCACAATTTCTTTACCGCTTAATTTAAAGGACGTAGTATCAATAATTTCATCTCGTTTAACGACACCTCGTTGAAGTGCGGTTAAAACAACGAAAGGTTTTACCGTAGAACCTGGCTCAAAAGTATCGGTAATTGCACGGTTACGCATTAACTCTGATTTCACGCCGACACGGTTGTTTGGATTATAAGAGGGCGCAGTCGCCATAGCTAACACCTCCCCAGTACGAACATCAACTAACACCGCAGTACCAGACTCCGCATTATTCTCAGACACCGCCTTTTTAATCTCACGATACACCATAGATTGCAATTTTTCATCGATACTTAAGGTAACATCTTGTGCATCATATTTTTTCTCATCGGAGATATGTTCAACAATATTCCCACGTTTATCTTTACGAACAGTACGTGAACCGTCTTTACCAACAAGCAGGGAATTAAAACTTTTCTCAATGCCTTCAATACCATTTCCATCAATATCCGTATAACCCACCACGTGTGCAGCTTCTTCTACACGAGGATAAAAACGGCGATGCTCTGTTTCTAAAATAATACCCTTAATTTTTAATCTACGAATATAGTTAGCTTTACTTAATTCAACTTGACGTGCTAAATACAAATAACCAGATTTAGAATTTTTCTCAATTTTTTTCACTAAATCATTTTCAGTCATACCTAATTCTTCGGCTAAAGCTGCAATTCGTTCTTTATCCGCAAGCGAATTTTCCTTCAACATCGTTTTTGGATCTGCCACAATCGCGCTCATCGGCACGCTTACAGATAAAAGCTGACCATTACGATCTAAAATAGAACCACGCACCGATAATACTTCATCTTTACGCAAAGAACGCTTATCCGCTTCATTTGATAACGTATCGGCATTAATAGATTGAACATAAGCTGCTCGTGCGACTAAAGCACACAGACCAAGTAAAATAAGAACCGTAGAAAGCATATAACGTCCACGCATAAAGCATTTTTCAAACACCTTTTGAGGCTTGTTTTGCTTTACAGTTTCAGGTGCGGTCAATTTTCTAATTGTTTTTTTTGACTTACCTGATTTACGCGAGGAATTAAATTTCACCATTTTTTTACCTATTATTCTCTAATTTCAACTTCTTGCTCTGAAGAAACAACTTTCATTTTTAATGTACTAATCGCAATAGATTCTACACGCGTGCTATCCCCTTCCGTAGCTTCCTGCACTTGTAAATTACGGTATTCATTCTCAAGTGCTTGACGCTGTAAAATTAACATTCCATTTTCAGAAATTAGTTGGCGAGTTTTATGGGTTATCCAAATCGTTCCCATTGCAGAAACTAAAATCCCTATTAACAGCAACACCACTAACTTATTTGAAGAAAATAAATCTTCGACTAAAATCTGCTGTAACGGATAACGAGGCTTATTATTTTCAGACATCGCTAAATTCTCTCTGCCACACGTAATATGGCACTTCTTGAACGAGGATTTGCTTGAATTTCTGCATCACTTGGCTGAATGGCTTTACCAATAATTCTTAATTTTTGATTACGCTGAATTTGATCTTCTCGCAATGGTAAACCTTTGGGAATATCCTCGCCCTTACTTTGTTTTTTCATAAAATGTTTCACCATTCTATCTTCTAAAGAATGGAAACTAATAATTGATAAACGACCTTCTGGTGCTAACATATCTAACGCAGAATTAAGCAGACTTTCTAATTCATCTAATTCCGAATTAATAAAAATACGAATAGCTTGGAAACTACGCGTCGCAGGATGTTTATGTTTATCTTTAAAAGGAACTGCCTGTGAAATAAGTTCCGCCAATTGACTGGTACGTGATAAAAATTCTGTGCCATTTTTTACCGCACTTTTATTGAAATCAACAATAGCAGTGGCAATACGTTTAGCGAAACGCTCTTCGCCAAAAGTTTTCAACACCCAAGTTAAATCCTCAATGGACACTTGTTTTAACCATTCTTCAGCAGATAAACCTTGAGTTGTATCCATACGCATATCAAGCGGGCCATCTTTCATAAAACTAAAACCACGTTCTGCTTCATCAAGCTGAGGGGAAGACACACCAAGATCAAGCAAAATACCGTCAATTTTGCCCACTAAATTTAATTTGTCACAAATTTCAGGAATATGCGAAAAGCTGTTATGTTCAATCTGAAAACGCGAGTCTTGGATTTTGTGTGCTTCTGCAATAGCACGAGGATCGCGATCTACAGCTATCAAACGACCATTAGAAGAAAGTTGAGAAAGGATAAACCGAGAATGCCCCCCACGCCCAAAAGTACCATCAATATAAATGCCATTCTCCTTCAATGCCAAGCCATTCACGGCTTCGTGAAGTAAAACTGTAATATGTTCAGATGAAGAAAAGGAATTTTCGCTATTCATAAATTTAAGATAAAAGTACTACATTATTTTCTATAATGAGAAATCATTTAACGCATCAGCAGCAAAATCTGCACTGGAGCCAATTTCTATATCCTCTGCAATTTGAGTATGCCATTCTACATCGCTCCAAATTTCAAATTTATTAAGTTGCCCTACCAACATTAAACCTTTTTCTAATTTTGCGTGTTGGCGTAATGGCCCACTAAGCAAAATACGACCCTGAGCATCCATCTCACATTCAGTGGCATGACCAAGCATTACTCGCTGCAAACGGCGTTGGGTAGGATCAAAGTTAGAAAGTGCGAGAAGTTTTTGTTCGATTTTTTCCCATTCATCAAGGGGATAAAGTAAAAGACAGGATTGGCGAATATCTACAGTACAAACCATTTGCCCTTGGTTCTTTTCAAGAATTTCAGCGCGATAGCGAGTTGGGATCGCTACACGTCCCTTAGAATCTAAATTAACCGCCGTTGCACCACGAAACATATTACACCTTAAAAATTGAACTTATTTTTAGAAAATCTCTAAAAATCTCCACAAAACACCACTTTTCTCCACTTCTAGCAAGTTTATAATTTGTTCGCTCAACTTGCAAGTAATTCCACATTAAAGCAACTGATTTTTATCAAAATAAAAAAGCCGTTTGAATAAACAATTCAAACGGCTTTTTTCATCAAATTTTATTGACTAATTATTTATATAAGCTTCTTCATCTCGCGTACCTAATGGTTTAAGCATTGTGAAGAACAATACGATACAAACGATGGTTGTTGCTAAACCAAGATACACAGAAAGCTGATAATCTAAGCCGAAACCAATTTTGTTGTAGAACAAATAAGTTGCACATACTGTTGTGATAAACCACGCAGGAAGAGACGCAACCCAGTGGAATTTATGATAACGATATAAATATCCCGCTGCAGTCCATAACATTACCATTGCTGTCATTTGGTTTGCCCAAGTGAAATAACGCCATAATACGCTGAAATCAATGGTTGAAATAAAATAACCTAATACAAACAACGGCACAGCAATTAATAAACGTTTAGGTAATGAACGTTGATCAACATTAAAAATTTCGGCTATCTGTAAACGCGCAGCACGGAATGCCGTATCGCCAGAAGTAATAGGAAGAACAATCACGCCTAATATGGCAAAAATACCACCAATAAAACCTAAGAAATGTAACGAACTATCATACACAACTTTAGATGGAGAACCTGCTGAAATTGCATCTTGTAACGCTTGTGGATTTTCATAGAATGCAAGACCAACCATACACCATACTAATGCAATTACCCCCTCAGTAATCATTGCACCGTAGAAAATGAAGCGACCTTCACTTTCATTTTCTGTACAACGCGCCATTAATGGAGTCTGCGTTGCGTGGAAACCTGATAATGCACCACAAGAGATAGTTAAGAATAAAAGTGGCCAAATTGGAACATCACCTTTCACTTGGAAATTTTGTGTAAATTTCGCCCAAGTTAAACCCTCGCCATCAGCATTGATTGTACGGAAAAACTCAATTGGATCTGTTGCACTAAAATGTGAAACAACTAATCCGTATACCATACCAACTGACATAAAGAGTAATAACGCACCAAAGAGTGGATAAATTCGACCAATAATCTTATCAACTGGAAGTAAGGTTGCAAGAATATAATAAGCAAAAATAATTGCTGTCCACACAGCAACCACTGTTGCTTTATCCATTCCCCATACTTTAATCCCACCAGCTTCAACAGAATGATGAACTGCCTCTGCATCACCAAGCACTAACGCACCTTGCGAAGCACCAAATACATCCATTGTAATGGTACCCATCAATTGAGCTGGGCTTGCCACAAACACAACACCGACAAGTAAAAGCAACACAAGTGCTAATGTATTGATAAAGACTTTAACGGGACGGCCTAAAAACTTACCCGCCAAATATGGCATTGTTGCGCCACCGTGACGAATACTTAACATACCACAGAAATAATCGTGTACTGCGCCAGCAAAAATACAACCAATAACAATCCAAAGCATTGCAACAGGTCCATATAATGCACCAAGAATAGGGCCAAAAATAGGACCTGTTCCCGCAATATTTAATAATTGAATTAGCCAAATTTTCGTTTTAGACATTGGCATATAGTCCACACCATCATTTACTTGGTAAGCAGGTGTTTGACGTTTTGGATTAATCACAAAAATTTTTTCGATAATTTTTCCATAAATAAAGTAACCGATAATCAACACGGCTACACAAAAGAAAAACCATAACATAGGAAGGCTCCTCAAAAAATAAAGTAAAAGTATTTATATGCCCTAAACAAGCGGCTGTATTCTATT
Proteins encoded:
- the ftsL gene encoding cell division protein FtsL, giving the protein MSENNKPRYPLQQILVEDLFSSNKLVVLLLIGILVSAMGTIWITHKTRQLISENGMLILQRQALENEYRNLQVQEATEGDSTRVESIAISTLKMKVVSSEQEVEIRE
- a CDS encoding carbon starvation CstA family protein → MLWFFFCVAVLIIGYFIYGKIIEKIFVINPKRQTPAYQVNDGVDYMPMSKTKIWLIQLLNIAGTGPIFGPILGALYGPVAMLWIVIGCIFAGAVHDYFCGMLSIRHGGATMPYLAGKFLGRPVKVFINTLALVLLLLVGVVFVASPAQLMGTITMDVFGASQGALVLGDAEAVHHSVEAGGIKVWGMDKATVVAVWTAIIFAYYILATLLPVDKIIGRIYPLFGALLLFMSVGMVYGLVVSHFSATDPIEFFRTINADGEGLTWAKFTQNFQVKGDVPIWPLLFLTISCGALSGFHATQTPLMARCTENESEGRFIFYGAMITEGVIALVWCMVGLAFYENPQALQDAISAGSPSKVVYDSSLHFLGFIGGIFAILGVIVLPITSGDTAFRAARLQIAEIFNVDQRSLPKRLLIAVPLFVLGYFISTIDFSVLWRYFTWANQMTAMVMLWTAAGYLYRYHKFHWVASLPAWFITTVCATYLFYNKIGFGLDYQLSVYLGLATTIVCIVLFFTMLKPLGTRDEEAYINN
- a CDS encoding penicillin-binding transpeptidase domain-containing protein encodes the protein MVKFNSSRKSGKSKKTIRKLTAPETVKQNKPQKVFEKCFMRGRYMLSTVLILLGLCALVARAAYVQSINADTLSNEADKRSLRKDEVLSVRGSILDRNGQLLSVSVPMSAIVADPKTMLKENSLADKERIAALAEELGMTENDLVKKIEKNSKSGYLYLARQVELSKANYIRRLKIKGIILETEHRRFYPRVEEAAHVVGYTDIDGNGIEGIEKSFNSLLVGKDGSRTVRKDKRGNIVEHISDEKKYDAQDVTLSIDEKLQSMVYREIKKAVSENNAESGTAVLVDVRTGEVLAMATAPSYNPNNRVGVKSELMRNRAITDTFEPGSTVKPFVVLTALQRGVVKRDEIIDTTSFKLSGKEIVDVAPRAQQTLDEILMNSSNRGVSRLALRMPPSALMETYQNAGLSKPTDLGLIGEQVGILNANRKRWADIERATVAYGYGITATPLQIARAYATLGSFGVYRPLSITKVDPPVIGKRVFSEKITKDIVGILEKVAIKNKRAMVEGYRVGVKTGTARKIENGHYVNKYVAFTAGIAPISDPRYALVVLINDPKAGEYYGGAVSAPVFSNIMGYALRANAIPQDAEAAENTTTKSAKRIVYIGEHKNQKVN
- the mraZ gene encoding division/cell wall cluster transcriptional repressor MraZ, whose protein sequence is MFRGATAVNLDSKGRVAIPTRYRAEILEKNQGQMVCTVDIRQSCLLLYPLDEWEKIEQKLLALSNFDPTQRRLQRVMLGHATECEMDAQGRILLSGPLRQHAKLEKGLMLVGQLNKFEIWSDVEWHTQIAEDIEIGSSADFAADALNDFSL
- the rsmH gene encoding 16S rRNA (cytosine(1402)-N(4))-methyltransferase RsmH, with translation MNSENSFSSSEHITVLLHEAVNGLALKENGIYIDGTFGRGGHSRFILSQLSSNGRLIAVDRDPRAIAEAHKIQDSRFQIEHNSFSHIPEICDKLNLVGKIDGILLDLGVSSPQLDEAERGFSFMKDGPLDMRMDTTQGLSAEEWLKQVSIEDLTWVLKTFGEERFAKRIATAIVDFNKSAVKNGTEFLSRTSQLAELISQAVPFKDKHKHPATRSFQAIRIFINSELDELESLLNSALDMLAPEGRLSIISFHSLEDRMVKHFMKKQSKGEDIPKGLPLREDQIQRNQKLRIIGKAIQPSDAEIQANPRSRSAILRVAERI